The proteins below are encoded in one region of Tomitella fengzijianii:
- a CDS encoding META domain-containing protein has protein sequence MPWNLLRRTAPTGPARSLRTDRRARRTARAVTAGAVLAASATMLGACSNSQESAAPDASGPAPTATGQEGAPAMTDAPTPADLDGAVFTSTAVTGHELVPGSAIEAAFQGDTASLHAGCNRLFGGYTIAEGTFTVPQAASTMMACEPALMDQDQWLTQLLATGTTIGLDGDTLTLAGAAGTPFDGTVITFARQG, from the coding sequence ATGCCATGGAATCTCTTGCGCCGCACCGCCCCGACCGGCCCCGCGCGGTCTCTGCGCACGGACCGCCGTGCACGCCGGACCGCGCGCGCCGTCACGGCCGGCGCGGTGCTGGCGGCGTCGGCGACGATGCTCGGCGCCTGCAGCAACAGCCAGGAGTCGGCCGCCCCGGACGCCTCCGGACCCGCGCCGACCGCCACCGGGCAGGAAGGCGCCCCCGCGATGACCGACGCCCCCACACCGGCGGACCTGGACGGCGCCGTGTTCACCAGCACCGCCGTCACCGGCCACGAGCTGGTGCCCGGTTCCGCGATCGAGGCGGCCTTCCAGGGCGACACGGCCTCGCTGCACGCCGGGTGCAACCGGCTCTTCGGCGGCTACACGATCGCCGAGGGCACCTTCACCGTGCCGCAGGCGGCGAGCACGATGATGGCCTGCGAGCCCGCGCTGATGGACCAGGACCAGTGGCTGACGCAGCTGCTCGCCACCGGCACGACGATCGGCCTCGACGGCGACACGCTGACGCTGGCGGGCGCCGCGGGAACCCCGTTCGACGGCACGGTGATCACCTTCGCCCGGCAGGGCTGA
- a CDS encoding MFS transporter, which produces MGSPPASSTPGRHDHAGARPRTGFAVVGLLFFATMGYGTVTTPLWPLYQDRDHFGPTMVTVVFSMYAVGTVATLMFAGSLSDRFGRTRILAAAAALGIASVLVFLLWQSVPGLLTARLVQGMGVGLTTSTATAAMVELGHRGAVRRPATSATTATTLANLGGLGAGALIGGMISEWVPGPLTAPFIFFGAAIAVAGLALTLVPETAPRGQGPAPATPHRRAGALIAVPRGKAGVYFCSGALGLTAFAVFGTFTALVPVILADVLESPGRVLSGVLVMLVMGTAAGAQLLLRNARTRTLASAGVALYPVGWLLTALAVHASSLALFIVSSVVAGTAAGLLFKTGSSTVDRIADPQRRAGAHSGFFLISYIGMALPVIGLAALGGVIGTVWSVVIFGLVLAAAAGAGMAGAVPRMRGR; this is translated from the coding sequence ATGGGATCACCGCCCGCGTCGTCCACGCCGGGACGGCATGACCACGCGGGCGCGCGCCCGCGGACGGGCTTCGCCGTGGTGGGCCTGCTGTTCTTCGCGACGATGGGCTACGGCACCGTCACCACGCCCCTGTGGCCGCTGTACCAGGATCGCGACCACTTCGGGCCCACCATGGTCACGGTCGTGTTCTCCATGTACGCGGTGGGGACCGTGGCCACGCTGATGTTCGCGGGCAGCCTGTCCGACCGCTTCGGCCGCACCCGGATCCTGGCGGCGGCCGCGGCGCTCGGCATCGCCTCCGTGCTGGTGTTCCTGCTGTGGCAGTCCGTGCCGGGGCTGCTCACCGCGCGGCTCGTTCAAGGCATGGGCGTGGGGCTGACGACGTCGACGGCGACCGCGGCGATGGTGGAGCTGGGGCACCGCGGCGCCGTCCGCCGGCCCGCGACGAGCGCGACGACGGCCACCACGCTCGCGAATCTGGGCGGGCTCGGCGCCGGCGCGCTCATCGGCGGGATGATCAGCGAATGGGTCCCGGGGCCGCTCACCGCGCCGTTCATCTTCTTCGGCGCCGCGATAGCCGTGGCCGGGCTCGCGCTGACCCTGGTCCCCGAAACCGCGCCGCGTGGTCAGGGTCCTGCCCCGGCGACGCCGCACCGCCGCGCCGGCGCCCTGATCGCGGTGCCGCGAGGAAAGGCCGGGGTGTACTTCTGCTCGGGTGCACTGGGGTTGACGGCATTCGCCGTGTTCGGCACGTTCACCGCGCTGGTGCCGGTGATCCTCGCCGACGTGCTCGAATCGCCCGGCCGCGTACTCTCCGGCGTCCTGGTGATGCTGGTGATGGGCACCGCCGCGGGCGCGCAGCTGCTGCTGCGCAACGCCCGCACGCGCACTCTCGCGTCCGCCGGTGTGGCGCTCTATCCGGTCGGCTGGCTGCTGACCGCTCTCGCCGTCCACGCCTCCTCGCTCGCGTTGTTCATCGTCTCGTCCGTCGTGGCCGGCACCGCGGCGGGGCTGCTGTTCAAGACCGGCAGCTCCACCGTCGACCGCATCGCCGACCCGCAGCGGCGCGCCGGCGCCCACTCCGGGTTCTTCCTCATCTCGTATATCGGCATGGCGCTTCCGGTGATCGGGCTCGCCGCGCTCGGCGGCGTCATCGGCACAGTCTGGTCGGTGGTGATCTTCGGCCTGGTGCTCGCCGCCGCGGCCGGGGCCGGGATGGCCGGGGCGGTTCCCCGGATGCGCGGGCGCTGA
- a CDS encoding N-acetyltransferase, with amino-acid sequence MGTHSDSTAPDSAEPTVRHVPDKRIVPMCPYVAKYIKSHHGVDEALTAVAPDAIAAAQAAARR; translated from the coding sequence ATGGGAACGCATTCGGACAGCACGGCTCCGGACAGCGCCGAGCCGACGGTGCGGCACGTGCCGGACAAGCGCATCGTCCCCATGTGCCCGTACGTGGCGAAGTACATCAAGTCCCACCACGGGGTCGACGAAGCCCTCACCGCGGTGGCGCCGGACGCGATCGCGGCCGCCCAGGCCGCTGCGCGGCGGTAG
- a CDS encoding low temperature requirement protein A, translated as MTTPLPARAMSPRDPTEEGRGSSPLELLFDLVFVVAVSLASAEFHSGVTDGRVGSGLVGYAMVFFAIWWAWMNFTWFASAYDCDDARYRLTTLVQMAGVLILAAGMPDAIAERDFTLVVIGYVVMRIAMVTQWLRASRADPGRRRVALTYAGGIAVVQALWVAWLFVPDAWQAPLFVVCAACELAVPALAERRDPTPWNPEHIADRYGSFTLIVLGETILASTNAIIAARDQESDTGTLIVVSTSALVLAGSVWWLYFDRPQHHLLDRLSMALRWGYGHYFVFGAVATVSVGIGAVLDYDVGATELSRTASSALVTFPIALFMVVFWLLSLRHRRDRPLDAVLLAGAVAVGLSALLPHALPVAAALTCIVTAAATRRARRVDAARQGGEARG; from the coding sequence GTGACGACACCGCTGCCGGCCCGGGCAATGTCCCCGCGCGACCCCACCGAGGAGGGCCGCGGGTCCTCGCCGCTGGAGCTGCTGTTCGACCTGGTGTTCGTGGTGGCGGTGAGCCTGGCCTCGGCGGAGTTCCATTCGGGCGTCACCGACGGCCGGGTGGGATCCGGCCTGGTCGGCTACGCCATGGTGTTCTTCGCCATCTGGTGGGCGTGGATGAACTTCACCTGGTTCGCCAGCGCCTACGACTGCGACGACGCCCGGTACCGGCTGACGACGCTCGTGCAGATGGCCGGCGTGCTGATCCTCGCCGCGGGCATGCCGGACGCCATCGCGGAACGCGACTTCACCCTCGTCGTCATCGGCTACGTGGTCATGCGGATCGCGATGGTCACGCAGTGGCTGCGCGCCTCCCGCGCGGACCCGGGGCGCCGCCGCGTGGCCCTCACCTACGCCGGCGGGATCGCCGTCGTGCAGGCCCTGTGGGTCGCATGGCTGTTCGTCCCCGACGCCTGGCAGGCCCCGCTGTTCGTGGTGTGCGCCGCGTGCGAGCTCGCGGTGCCCGCGCTGGCGGAGCGGCGCGACCCGACGCCGTGGAACCCGGAGCACATCGCCGACCGCTACGGTTCGTTCACGCTGATCGTGCTGGGCGAGACGATCCTGGCGTCGACGAACGCGATCATCGCCGCCCGCGATCAGGAGTCGGACACGGGCACCCTGATCGTCGTGAGCACGAGCGCGCTCGTGCTGGCGGGCTCGGTGTGGTGGCTGTACTTCGACCGCCCGCAGCACCACCTGTTGGACCGGCTGTCGATGGCGCTGCGCTGGGGGTACGGGCACTATTTCGTGTTCGGCGCGGTGGCCACCGTCTCCGTGGGCATCGGGGCGGTGCTCGACTACGACGTGGGGGCGACGGAGCTCTCACGCACCGCGTCGTCCGCACTCGTGACCTTTCCGATCGCGCTGTTCATGGTCGTGTTCTGGCTGTTGTCGCTGCGGCACCGCCGCGACCGCCCGCTGGATGCGGTGCTGCTCGCGGGCGCCGTGGCGGTCGGCCTCTCCGCGCTGCTGCCGCACGCGCTGCCCGTCGCCGCCGCACTCACCTGCATCGTCACCGCCGCCGCCACCCGCCGGGCGCGCCGGGTCGACGCGGCCCGCCAGGGCGGCGAGGCACGCGGCTGA
- a CDS encoding helix-turn-helix transcriptional regulator, with product MGVERILVQARMRAGMSQASLAAAAGTSRSTLSAYERGRKSPTLATAARIIDEAGQGLVLIPQVRFRQVFAGRGRPIIVPSCLPRLPVERALAIVRLPLHLNWSDKGRSFDLSDRRQRARVYETVLREGTETDILEYIDGVLLIDLWDELVLPAGVREEWSPLVRGRGVAA from the coding sequence GTGGGTGTGGAACGCATTCTGGTGCAGGCGCGGATGAGGGCGGGTATGTCGCAGGCTTCGTTGGCCGCCGCGGCGGGAACGTCACGGTCCACCTTGTCGGCATACGAACGTGGAAGGAAGTCGCCGACGCTGGCCACTGCGGCGCGGATCATCGACGAAGCGGGGCAGGGTCTTGTGCTGATTCCGCAGGTTCGGTTCCGGCAGGTGTTCGCAGGCAGGGGGCGGCCGATCATCGTGCCGTCCTGTCTGCCGAGGCTTCCTGTGGAGCGGGCCTTGGCGATAGTGCGGCTTCCGCTGCACCTCAACTGGTCGGACAAGGGGCGGTCGTTCGACTTGAGCGACCGCCGTCAGCGTGCCCGGGTGTATGAGACGGTCCTCCGGGAAGGGACTGAGACGGACATACTCGAATACATTGACGGTGTTCTGCTCATAGACCTGTGGGACGAGTTGGTGTTGCCCGCCGGTGTTCGCGAGGAGTGGTCGCCTCTGGTCCGTGGTCGCGGGGTGGCAGCCTGA
- a CDS encoding Clp protease N-terminal domain-containing protein — MSNDSTPITGTVRLDDLIAAIAQAHTDPLEQLTDAVLAADHLSGIADHLIGHFVDQARRSGASWTEIGASMGVTKQAAQKRFVAKPAAGIDASAGFSKFTPRARNVVVAAQNEARAGSHDRITPAHLTLGLLTEPGSLALHALAEQGVTPEKIREAATRALPSAADQVPALIPYDDDAKTALELTFHTAQRMGHGYIGTEHLLLALLEHQPDGPLGALGVRGADVEKYVADTLARLDPPPAG; from the coding sequence ATGAGCAACGACAGCACCCCCATCACCGGCACCGTGCGCCTGGACGACCTCATCGCGGCCATCGCCCAGGCGCACACCGACCCCCTCGAGCAGCTCACCGACGCGGTGCTGGCCGCGGACCACCTCAGCGGGATCGCGGACCACCTGATCGGGCATTTCGTCGACCAGGCCCGCCGCTCCGGCGCCTCATGGACCGAGATCGGTGCCAGCATGGGCGTGACCAAGCAGGCCGCGCAGAAGCGGTTCGTCGCCAAACCGGCCGCCGGGATCGACGCGAGCGCGGGCTTCAGCAAGTTCACCCCGCGCGCCCGCAACGTGGTGGTGGCCGCCCAGAACGAGGCCCGCGCCGGATCTCATGACAGGATCACCCCCGCCCACCTGACCCTGGGCCTGCTCACGGAGCCCGGCTCGCTGGCACTCCACGCGCTCGCCGAGCAGGGCGTCACCCCGGAGAAGATTCGCGAGGCCGCCACGCGCGCCCTGCCCTCCGCCGCGGACCAGGTGCCCGCGCTCATCCCCTACGACGACGACGCGAAGACGGCGCTGGAGCTCACCTTCCATACCGCCCAGCGCATGGGGCACGGCTACATCGGCACGGAGCACCTGCTGCTGGCGCTGCTCGAACACCAACCGGACGGGCCGCTCGGCGCACTCGGGGTGCGCGGCGCGGACGTCGAGAAGTACGTGGCGGACACGCTGGCCCGGCTCGATCCCCCGCCGGCCGGGTGA
- a CDS encoding DNA polymerase Y family protein: MERERTLALWCPDWPAVSAAADADLSPGEPVAVLHANRVVACTAVARAQGVRRGLRKREAQARCPGLHVAELDAARDARAFEPVVSAVEQLVPGVEILRPGLLAVAAHRAVRYFGGEHAVAEPLIDAVAAAGAECQVGIADALATAVVAAKRGRRVEPGDDGAFLAELPVGVLAEEPALAPPERADLVDLLRRMGIRSIGGFAALPRGDVASRFGADGTAAHRVARAEPQRPPAPRTVPAELAVQAACDPPIDRVDAAAFAGRRLAERLHTALAAAGAACTRLAIHAATSEGEEHHRVWRCAEPLTPAATADRVRWQMDGWLTGRGAARPTGPIVLLRLEPVELVAAGALQMGLFGGAGEALDRARRAVSRVQGLLGGDAVRFGVLSGGRGPSEQVTLRAWGDQAVPAHDPSAPWPGRLPAPAPVELCAEEAGLLDGAGGPVGVTGRGLFTAEPAVLVWRGRARPVTGWAGPWPVDEHWWDPAAGLRAARAQVLAEGVPAVLLLCRGGEWTVEGVYG; this comes from the coding sequence GTGGAGCGTGAGCGCACCCTGGCCCTGTGGTGCCCCGACTGGCCCGCGGTGAGCGCCGCCGCAGACGCCGACCTTTCCCCCGGCGAGCCGGTGGCCGTGCTGCACGCGAACCGCGTCGTCGCCTGCACCGCCGTGGCCCGCGCGCAGGGGGTGCGTCGGGGTCTACGGAAGCGCGAGGCCCAGGCGCGGTGCCCGGGCCTGCACGTGGCCGAGCTCGACGCCGCCCGCGACGCCCGCGCCTTCGAGCCGGTGGTGTCGGCGGTCGAGCAGCTGGTGCCGGGCGTGGAGATCCTGCGCCCCGGACTGCTGGCGGTGGCGGCGCATCGGGCGGTGCGCTACTTCGGCGGCGAGCACGCGGTGGCCGAGCCGCTGATCGACGCCGTCGCGGCGGCGGGCGCCGAGTGCCAGGTGGGGATCGCCGATGCCCTGGCCACCGCCGTGGTCGCCGCCAAGCGGGGGCGCCGGGTGGAGCCGGGGGACGACGGCGCGTTCCTGGCGGAGCTGCCGGTGGGGGTGCTGGCCGAGGAGCCGGCGCTCGCCCCGCCGGAGCGCGCCGACCTGGTCGACCTGCTGCGGCGCATGGGTATCCGCAGCATCGGCGGGTTTGCGGCGCTGCCGAGGGGCGATGTCGCCTCGCGCTTCGGCGCCGACGGCACGGCTGCGCACCGGGTGGCGCGCGCCGAGCCGCAGCGCCCGCCCGCGCCGCGCACGGTACCGGCGGAGCTGGCGGTGCAGGCCGCCTGCGACCCGCCCATCGACCGCGTTGACGCCGCCGCCTTCGCGGGCCGCAGGCTGGCCGAGCGGCTGCACACCGCGCTGGCGGCGGCGGGGGCGGCGTGCACGCGGCTGGCCATCCATGCGGCCACCTCCGAGGGCGAGGAGCACCATCGCGTGTGGCGCTGCGCCGAGCCGCTCACCCCGGCGGCCACCGCCGACAGGGTGCGCTGGCAGATGGACGGCTGGCTGACGGGGCGGGGTGCCGCGCGCCCCACCGGGCCGATCGTCCTGCTGCGGCTCGAGCCGGTGGAACTGGTGGCGGCCGGGGCGCTGCAGATGGGGCTGTTCGGCGGGGCGGGCGAGGCGCTCGACCGTGCCCGCCGTGCGGTGTCGCGGGTGCAGGGGCTGCTGGGCGGCGATGCGGTGCGGTTCGGCGTGCTCTCGGGCGGCCGGGGCCCGAGCGAGCAGGTGACGCTGCGCGCGTGGGGCGATCAGGCGGTGCCGGCGCACGACCCGTCCGCCCCGTGGCCCGGGCGGCTGCCTGCGCCCGCCCCGGTGGAGCTGTGCGCGGAGGAGGCGGGGCTGCTCGACGGTGCGGGCGGCCCGGTGGGGGTGACGGGGCGGGGCCTGTTCACGGCCGAACCCGCGGTGCTGGTGTGGCGGGGGCGCGCCCGCCCGGTGACGGGCTGGGCGGGGCCGTGGCCGGTGGACGAGCACTGGTGGGATCCGGCCGCCGGGCTGCGGGCGGCGCGGGCGCAGGTGCTGGCCGAGGGCGTCCCGGCGGTGCTGCTGCTGTGCCGCGGCGGGGAGTGGACGGTGGAGGGGGTGTACGGGTGA